In Populus nigra chromosome 1, ddPopNigr1.1, whole genome shotgun sequence, one genomic interval encodes:
- the LOC133679779 gene encoding protein ARABIDILLO 1-like isoform X2 produces the protein MTRRVRRKLAHSKEKNKEIVGSNSENPDDGCLRSSTICDFDWMALPDDTAIQLFSYLNYRDRASLSATCRTFRLLGSSPCLWDSLDLRYHKFDIAAAQSLSSRSKNLRKLRFLGAESADAIISLEARDLREISGDFCRDITDATLSMIAARHEMLECLQLGPDVCERITSFAIRVIALCCPKLKRLQISGVKEVTGEAINALAKHCRQLVEVAFMESNSVDELALGNLTSVQFLSLAGTKNLKWNSASCVWSKLPKLVGLDVSRTDITFSSVMRLFLSSQYLKVLVALNCPVFEAEVDNHMTYNHKGKILLTVFNDIFKAVGSLFVDITENESNNLSYWRKVSSIDRSMDVIATWIEWIFSHFLLRIAENNPKELDAFWIKQGAALLLDLLQSSQEDVQERAANSIATFVVIDDENATVDSRRAEVVMQNGGIQLLLDLARSCQEGLQSEAAKAIANLSVDSNVAKAVADIGGINILVGLARSVNRLVAEEAAGGLWNLSVGEEHKERAAGALANLAADDSCSMEVAVAGGVHALVMLARSCKFEGVQEQAARALANLAAHGDNNNDNAAVRREAGALEALVQLTSSQHEGVRQEAAGALWNLSFDDKNREAIAAAGGITALVSLAQSCSNSSQSLQERAAGALWGLSVSEANSIAIGQEGGVAPLIVLACSDIADVHETAAGALWNLAFYPTNALRIVEGGGVPALIHLCSSSVSKMARLMAALALAYVFDQRTEEFAPGGPLSVGTSKTMNFDEIKRVALKKIEAFVLSFSVPRNFAAAMVSSAPKALGQVAEAVRIPEAGHLRCSAAEIGRFVAMLRNPSSILKACSAFALLQFTIPGGRHALHHASLLQNAGAPRVLRAAAAATTAPIEAKVFAKIILRNLEHHHLEALN, from the exons ATGACTCGAAGGGTGAGGAGAAAGTTGGCacactccaaggaaaaaaataaggagATTGTAGGCAGTAATTCAGAGAATCCAGATGATGGATGTTTGCGCTCCAGTACCATTTGTGACTTTGATTGGATGGCATTGCCTGATGACACAGCTATTCagctattttcttatttaaattatcgAGACCGGGCCAGTTTGTCGGCAACATGTCGAACATTTAGACTGTTAGGTTCCTCTCCTTGTTTATGGGATTCTCTAGACCTTCGGTACCACAAGTTTGATATTGCAGCAGCACAGTCGCTGTCTTCTCGATCCAAAAATCTTCGGAAGCTTCGGTTTCTAGGGGCAGAGTCAGCAGATGCTATTATTAGTCTTGAAGCGAGGGACCTTCGTGAAATTAGTGGTGATTTCTGTCGGGATATCACAGATGCTACACTTTCAATGATAGCAGCTCGACATGAGATGCTTGAGTGTCTCCAACTTGGGCCAGATGTGTGTGAAAGAATCACCAGCTTTGCAATCAGAGTAATAGCACTTTGCTGCCCCAAGTTAAAGAGACTTCAGATTTCAGGTGTTAAGGAAGTTACTGGGGAAGCCATAAATGCTTTAGCTAAGCATTGTAGGCAATTGGTGGAGGTTGCATTCATGGAATCCAATTCTGTTGATGAACTTGCATTAGGAAACCTGACTTCTGTCCAATTTTTGTCACTGGCTGGAACAAAAAACCTGAAATGGAATTCAGCTTCATGTGTTTGGAGTAAATTGCCCAAGTTGGTGGGGTTAGATGTGTCAAGGACAGATATAACTTTCAGCTCTGTCATGAGATTATTTTTGTCATCCCAATACTTGAAAGTGTTGGTTGCCTTGAACTGTCCAGTTTTTGAAGCTGAAGTTGATAATCACATGACATATAATCATAAGGGAAAAATATTACTCACAGTTTTCAATGACATTTTCAAGGCAGTAGGCTCGTTATTTGTCGATATTACTGAAAATGAGAGCAACAACTTATCTTATTGGAGGAAAGTAAGTAGCATCGACAGAAGCATGGATGTCATTGCTACTTGGATTGAATGGATTTTCTCACATTTTCTTTTACGTATTGCGGAGAACAACCCCAAGGAGCTCGATGCTTTCTGGATCAAGCAAGGAGCAGCTCTGTTGCTTGATTTATTGCAAAGCTCACAAGAAGATGTTCAAGAAAGAGCAGCCAATTCAATTGCTACTTTTGTTGTGATTGACGATGAAAATGCCACTGTTGATTCTCGAAGAGCTGAGGTAGTTATGCAGAATGGTGGAATACAGCTGCTTTTGGACCTTGCTAGATCTTGCCAAGAAGGACTTCAGTCTGAAGCAGCAAAG GCTATAGCAAATTTGTCTGTAGATTCAAATGTTGCAAAAGCTGTTGCTGACATTGGAGGAATTAATATCCTTGTCGGTTTGGCTAGGTCAGTAAACAGATTGGTTGCTGAAGAGGCTGCTGGAGGCTTATGGAATCTTTCCGTTGGAGAAGAGCATAAG GAACGAGCAGCTGGAGCACTGGCAAATTTGGCAGCTGATGACAGCTGTAGCATGGAAGTGGCAGTGGCAGGCGGTGTCCATGCTCTTGTAATGCTTGCTAGATCCTGCAAGTTTGAAGGAGTGCAAGAGCAG GCTGCTCGTGCATTGGCCAATCTAGCTGCTCATGGAGATAACAATAATGACAATGCTGCTGTTAGGCGAGAGGCAGGAGCACTTGAAGCATTGGTCCAACTCACTTCTTCCCAGCATGAAGGTGTAAG GCAAGAAGCTGCTGGTGCTCTGTGGAATTTATCATTTGATGACAAAAATAGAGAAGCAATAGCGGCAGCTGGTGGCATCACAGCCTTG GTTTCTCTAGCACAATCATGTTCAAATTCCTCCCAAAGTCTTCAAGAAAGGGCTGCGGGTGCTCTTTGGGGATTGTCAGTATCAGAAGCCAATAG TATTGCTATTGGGCAAGAAGGCGGTGTAGCTCCACTAATTGTACTGGCTTGCTCAGATATTGCA GATGTCCATGAGACTGCTGCAGGTGCTCTTTGGAATCTGGCTTTTTATCCCACCAATGCTCTTCGCATAGTAGAGGGTGGAGGAGTCCCAGCCCTCATTCATCTGTGTTCTTCATCGGTATCAAAAATGGCACGTCTAATGGCTGCATTGGCTCTGGCATACGTGTTTGATCAGAG AACGGAAGAATTTGCACCAGGGGGGCCTTTATCAGTGGGAACCTCAAAGACCATGAACTTTGACGAGATTAAAAGGGTGGCCCTGAAGAAAATTGAAGCATTTGTGCTTTCTTTCTCTGTTCCACGAAATTTTGCTGCTGCAATGGTGTCATCCGCCCCCAAAGCCCTTGGACAAGTAGCAGAAGCAGTACGTATACCAGAAGCAGGGCATCTGAGATgcag
- the LOC133679779 gene encoding protein ARABIDILLO 1-like isoform X1, producing the protein MTRRVRRKLAHSKEKNKEIVGSNSENPDDGCLRSSTICDFDWMALPDDTAIQLFSYLNYRDRASLSATCRTFRLLGSSPCLWDSLDLRYHKFDIAAAQSLSSRSKNLRKLRFLGAESADAIISLEARDLREISGDFCRDITDATLSMIAARHEMLECLQLGPDVCERITSFAIRVIALCCPKLKRLQISGVKEVTGEAINALAKHCRQLVEVAFMESNSVDELALGNLTSVQFLSLAGTKNLKWNSASCVWSKLPKLVGLDVSRTDITFSSVMRLFLSSQYLKVLVALNCPVFEAEVDNHMTYNHKGKILLTVFNDIFKAVGSLFVDITENESNNLSYWRKVSSIDRSMDVIATWIEWIFSHFLLRIAENNPKELDAFWIKQGAALLLDLLQSSQEDVQERAANSIATFVVIDDENATVDSRRAEVVMQNGGIQLLLDLARSCQEGLQSEAAKAIANLSVDSNVAKAVADIGGINILVGLARSVNRLVAEEAAGGLWNLSVGEEHKGAIAEAGGIKVLIDLIYKWHAGNDGVLERAAGALANLAADDSCSMEVAVAGGVHALVMLARSCKFEGVQEQAARALANLAAHGDNNNDNAAVRREAGALEALVQLTSSQHEGVRQEAAGALWNLSFDDKNREAIAAAGGITALVSLAQSCSNSSQSLQERAAGALWGLSVSEANSIAIGQEGGVAPLIVLACSDIADVHETAAGALWNLAFYPTNALRIVEGGGVPALIHLCSSSVSKMARLMAALALAYVFDQRTEEFAPGGPLSVGTSKTMNFDEIKRVALKKIEAFVLSFSVPRNFAAAMVSSAPKALGQVAEAVRIPEAGHLRCSAAEIGRFVAMLRNPSSILKACSAFALLQFTIPGGRHALHHASLLQNAGAPRVLRAAAAATTAPIEAKVFAKIILRNLEHHHLEALN; encoded by the exons ATGACTCGAAGGGTGAGGAGAAAGTTGGCacactccaaggaaaaaaataaggagATTGTAGGCAGTAATTCAGAGAATCCAGATGATGGATGTTTGCGCTCCAGTACCATTTGTGACTTTGATTGGATGGCATTGCCTGATGACACAGCTATTCagctattttcttatttaaattatcgAGACCGGGCCAGTTTGTCGGCAACATGTCGAACATTTAGACTGTTAGGTTCCTCTCCTTGTTTATGGGATTCTCTAGACCTTCGGTACCACAAGTTTGATATTGCAGCAGCACAGTCGCTGTCTTCTCGATCCAAAAATCTTCGGAAGCTTCGGTTTCTAGGGGCAGAGTCAGCAGATGCTATTATTAGTCTTGAAGCGAGGGACCTTCGTGAAATTAGTGGTGATTTCTGTCGGGATATCACAGATGCTACACTTTCAATGATAGCAGCTCGACATGAGATGCTTGAGTGTCTCCAACTTGGGCCAGATGTGTGTGAAAGAATCACCAGCTTTGCAATCAGAGTAATAGCACTTTGCTGCCCCAAGTTAAAGAGACTTCAGATTTCAGGTGTTAAGGAAGTTACTGGGGAAGCCATAAATGCTTTAGCTAAGCATTGTAGGCAATTGGTGGAGGTTGCATTCATGGAATCCAATTCTGTTGATGAACTTGCATTAGGAAACCTGACTTCTGTCCAATTTTTGTCACTGGCTGGAACAAAAAACCTGAAATGGAATTCAGCTTCATGTGTTTGGAGTAAATTGCCCAAGTTGGTGGGGTTAGATGTGTCAAGGACAGATATAACTTTCAGCTCTGTCATGAGATTATTTTTGTCATCCCAATACTTGAAAGTGTTGGTTGCCTTGAACTGTCCAGTTTTTGAAGCTGAAGTTGATAATCACATGACATATAATCATAAGGGAAAAATATTACTCACAGTTTTCAATGACATTTTCAAGGCAGTAGGCTCGTTATTTGTCGATATTACTGAAAATGAGAGCAACAACTTATCTTATTGGAGGAAAGTAAGTAGCATCGACAGAAGCATGGATGTCATTGCTACTTGGATTGAATGGATTTTCTCACATTTTCTTTTACGTATTGCGGAGAACAACCCCAAGGAGCTCGATGCTTTCTGGATCAAGCAAGGAGCAGCTCTGTTGCTTGATTTATTGCAAAGCTCACAAGAAGATGTTCAAGAAAGAGCAGCCAATTCAATTGCTACTTTTGTTGTGATTGACGATGAAAATGCCACTGTTGATTCTCGAAGAGCTGAGGTAGTTATGCAGAATGGTGGAATACAGCTGCTTTTGGACCTTGCTAGATCTTGCCAAGAAGGACTTCAGTCTGAAGCAGCAAAG GCTATAGCAAATTTGTCTGTAGATTCAAATGTTGCAAAAGCTGTTGCTGACATTGGAGGAATTAATATCCTTGTCGGTTTGGCTAGGTCAGTAAACAGATTGGTTGCTGAAGAGGCTGCTGGAGGCTTATGGAATCTTTCCGTTGGAGAAGAGCATAAG GGTGCCATTGCTGAGGCTGGCGGTATAAAAGTTTTGATTGACCTTATTTATAAATGGCACGCTGGCAATGATGGGGTACTT GAACGAGCAGCTGGAGCACTGGCAAATTTGGCAGCTGATGACAGCTGTAGCATGGAAGTGGCAGTGGCAGGCGGTGTCCATGCTCTTGTAATGCTTGCTAGATCCTGCAAGTTTGAAGGAGTGCAAGAGCAG GCTGCTCGTGCATTGGCCAATCTAGCTGCTCATGGAGATAACAATAATGACAATGCTGCTGTTAGGCGAGAGGCAGGAGCACTTGAAGCATTGGTCCAACTCACTTCTTCCCAGCATGAAGGTGTAAG GCAAGAAGCTGCTGGTGCTCTGTGGAATTTATCATTTGATGACAAAAATAGAGAAGCAATAGCGGCAGCTGGTGGCATCACAGCCTTG GTTTCTCTAGCACAATCATGTTCAAATTCCTCCCAAAGTCTTCAAGAAAGGGCTGCGGGTGCTCTTTGGGGATTGTCAGTATCAGAAGCCAATAG TATTGCTATTGGGCAAGAAGGCGGTGTAGCTCCACTAATTGTACTGGCTTGCTCAGATATTGCA GATGTCCATGAGACTGCTGCAGGTGCTCTTTGGAATCTGGCTTTTTATCCCACCAATGCTCTTCGCATAGTAGAGGGTGGAGGAGTCCCAGCCCTCATTCATCTGTGTTCTTCATCGGTATCAAAAATGGCACGTCTAATGGCTGCATTGGCTCTGGCATACGTGTTTGATCAGAG AACGGAAGAATTTGCACCAGGGGGGCCTTTATCAGTGGGAACCTCAAAGACCATGAACTTTGACGAGATTAAAAGGGTGGCCCTGAAGAAAATTGAAGCATTTGTGCTTTCTTTCTCTGTTCCACGAAATTTTGCTGCTGCAATGGTGTCATCCGCCCCCAAAGCCCTTGGACAAGTAGCAGAAGCAGTACGTATACCAGAAGCAGGGCATCTGAGATgcag